The Arachis duranensis cultivar V14167 unplaced genomic scaffold, aradu.V14167.gnm2.J7QH unplaced_Scaffold_74099, whole genome shotgun sequence DNA window TGGAGTGTTCTTTTTATCTTAGGATTTTTGGTCTATTTTATACGAACAAGCAATGGTATGATTAAATACTTGCTTGATCGTGAAGatgtaaaatctttgaaaattGGGGTGTGGGGAGTACCCATGACTAAGGAAAGACGTGTTTCaatgtttcatttttttttccccctttttttactctatttttcatttctattgATTGGTATGGATTTCAATCTCTTTCTTGTCAAACTCCAATCCATCCTTCTCACCAAATCTCTCCACTTTCTTTTTAGTAGGCTCGGGTGGTGTGGTGGAGGGCTGGTTATAGCTGTAGTTTTGACTATTTTGGATCCCGAGCTGGCTAAGATGATGGCTCCAGGGGGAGAGGAGGGTGGAAGCGGTGCCAGCTCTTCGAAGCAACCGTCTTTTGACCTGAACGTGCCACCTGGCGGAAGGGACGAGTTGTCTTCCGTTATGTATGAGCTATCAGAAGTTGAGAGAAGGATTCAACAGGCGGAGACCGGGATTCAACAAAGCTTGCTTGAGATTGAAGGCTTGAATGAATCAAGGGTCCAATTTCTTCAAGCCAGTCAAGAAGCGAGGGAAGGGCCGAGAGATCAACCCGCGCCTTAGCACAAGCACTAAGTAAGCCCCCCCTCACATAGAAGAAGGGGATGGGTGGAGGAGATAAAGGAGAGCCCTAATCCCCTAAAATCCCTCATTAGGGATGTAAGATGAGTCCGCCGCTTTCTTTCATAACAGAGCCGGGAATAACGGCTGGCATAGAAGTATCTCGCACGCAAGGAGATGCATTTCTGGTACAGGACAAGCTCTTAGGGAATaatctctttcttatttcttccttttttcccATGACGACTAGGAACGGgcaattcaaaaatttcacTTCGAATTTCGGACCTCAACATCCAGCTGCTCATGGTGTTTCACGATCAGTATTGGAAATGAACGGAGAAGTGGTGGAACGTGCGGAACCGCATATTGGATTACTCCAGTGCGGCACGAAGCCGCTGACGCCGAGTCGGCTCCTATGCCGCTAGCTATGCCCTGCTTGGTCCCCCGGCACGGTGAAGGTCCCGTAGCGCGTCATGAGCACCGGGCTAAGGGGCGGTTGAGCAACTCAAGCGAACCGCCCTACCTTACTACAACATAAGGACAGAAGGGAGAGGGTTGTGAAGGTGGCCTCGTTATCCACACCTCCGGTCAGATGAATGGAGGCCCTTAGACAAATGGCCGACCCGGGTTTTCATGAGCGTTGGCGGGTCCTGGAGTGCCTGTCAAGGGCGCTAGCGCATACCCCGGGGTGATCATCACCACCTGCACCTCACATCTCGGCACAGCGGAACGTGTAACCCGCCTGCTGTCTCATTCAACTACATTTGTTCCTGTAATCCATAGCCTAACAGAACGCAGCAGCGAGGGAAAACCCGCCCATACAGCCAGCGGGGAGGATGGCACTACTGGCAAAGACCGTCCGGCGAAAACGCCGCAGGCGCGAAGCGTGGTAGGCCTGTGCCGGGGGAGCATAGCATAGGTAGGAAAGGGAGCCCGGACGGTGGAAGAGCCTGGGGGGCCGGGTCATTTGACGGAAATGGAAGGATTTTCCCCTATTAGATTAGAGAAGGCCCTCCGAAGGGAAGTGCATTAATTCTTGGAAAAAGAGGGAGCGAGcctataaaaaaatgaaagtgaaTTCAATGAATAGATAGAGTCAACGGTACGACAGACAGCGCTGCCTACACGCGAATTAGCTTCCGAGGTCGAGCAGTCTCAATTTCACTACAGGATTTGCGAATGAATGCTGGGCCGGGCCACCTCGAATGGCGTGAGCCGCATGCGGGGAGACCCGCACGTACGGTTTTTAGGGGGATCTGGTCGAAAGACCGGCCGGCGCCCACCCGACTAGAGGGACTGAGAAATTAATAGAGTACAAAACTTATCTTCAAGCTTTACCTTATTCTGATCGTTTAGAGGGCGATCGCGGACTCACTGAATGAAGTCCTCCGTTTCTTTCGGAGGTGCTGACCCGCAGCGAGGCAGAGATGACTTAGTTACATAAGGAATATGGCGACGACAACAGCATGTCGTAGAAGGAGATAACAGGCGGAGCCAACGATCCGCTAAGACTAACGTATCTACAACTCCATCCCCGAGTGGCAGTCAAACGGAGGCGTGAATGCAAGATGCCAGCGGAATGATCGGCCGGACAGAGGCTAGGGCTGCTTCCTTCCCACCGCGTCCTTCCTAGCCTAGTGTGTCGGAGATATAAAGCGAGTGCACCGGAAAAGAACGGGAACTGGGTCGATCTATTCTATGGCGAAGCATCCGAAGCATAACTGCACACTCACACGATCTTTGCCGAGAGATAGGAGCATTCGGTGGAACCGGTGAACTACACTTGCTTCTGGATAGATGTGTGGGACAGAGGGCTCGTGGTACCAGCTGCCCAACCAGCCTCCTCTGCTTTGAGAACCGTGTGAACGGAGAGTGGGCAGAAGGGAAGGAGGTCCTCATACGGAGTCGCACACGCACACTTACTTGAGCAGTGCGGAAGACTGGGGAATGGGTTGAGTAAACTCCCCTGGGGCCGGAAAAATAACAGACGAAGCTTTACTTAGATAGGGCTTTGATTggtcttttttttcttagtgATTGAAAAGGGGGGCGCCTGGTTATGTTACAAAAAGGGAAGGCAGAGGTAGTCCTTCGAATGGCGAAACGAAGGGCTAAATAGCGCCAGTGATTCTCTGAGCCGGTCTGGATTTTCTACGCCTCGGGAAACAGGTCGAGATAGATGACAGCACCCTTTTCCTCTCTTCCTTACCGGGAGGGCAATCTTATGGCCTTCACCTCCCGCCCGGCCCGGAAATAGAACCCAGCCCCCTTCTGATCCATTCATTTCTGCAAGCAGGGAGGGGGGATCCAGAGCTAAGCCTCCCGTCTATTGCATAACCTAAAAAAGCTATAAGCAAAGTACCAGAGGTGCGCTTCGCCCGGTGACTAAGAAAGAAATTGGTTTGCGCTTTGAAGTGATGAGGTCGCAAAGAGGGGGGCTCCTATTGAAAGGCTTTCCCTCCCTAAAAAGGCGACCAGCTTTCAATACTAGTTGTTACGCTGCCATTTTTCCAATATCATTGAATAGCATGGCCTGCCTGGGGCTAAGGTAACTCAAGTGGGAGAGCCGTGTTATGGGTGACCTTATTGCACGGTTCAGAGAGCACTTGTGTATGTGATGCAAGTGAACGTGTACGAAAAAGCTGTATCTAGGGTGAGTTCTTCGTTCCGTCGTCGACCCTATCTATGTTTCTACGATGGCCCAAGAACACGCTCATTCTTCAGCCGTAGAGAGACTTTTGAATTGCGAGGTACCATTACGAGCTCAATATATACGAGTGTTATTCCGTGAAATAACTCGAATTTCAAATCATTCACTTGCTTTAACTACTCATGCTATGGATGTGGGAGCATCAACTCCGTTCCTGTGGGCTTTTGAGGAGCGGGAGAAATTGTTGGAATTCTATGAAAGAGTCTCGGGAGCCAGGATGCATGCCAGTTTCATACGACCAGGTGGAGTGG harbors:
- the LOC110277340 gene encoding LOW QUALITY PROTEIN: uncharacterized protein LOC110277340 (The sequence of the model RefSeq protein was modified relative to this genomic sequence to represent the inferred CDS: inserted 2 bases in 1 codon; deleted 4 bases in 2 codons; substituted 4 bases at 4 genomic stop codons) codes for the protein MSVFLGHRRNIDRVDDGTKNSPXIQLFRTRSLASHTQVLSEPCNKVFRLCNRREAXLWIPPPCLQKXMDQKGAGFYFRAGREVKAIXDCPPGKEERKRVLSQSRGGWLGSWYHEPSVPHIYPEASVVHRFHRMLLSLGKDRVSVQLCFGCFAIIDRPSSRSFPVHSLYISDTLLGRTRWEGSSPSLCPADHSAGILHSRLRLTATRGWSCRYVSLSGSLAPPVISFYDMLLSSPYSLCNXVISASLRVSTSERNGGLHSVSPRSPSKRSE